Proteins from a single region of Esox lucius isolate fEsoLuc1 chromosome 13, fEsoLuc1.pri, whole genome shotgun sequence:
- the sept5a gene encoding septin 5a isoform X3: MVRYGLEKQYVGFATLPNQVHRKSVKKGFDFTLMVAGESGLGKSTLVNSLFLTDLYKDRKLLNAEERINQTVEIIKHTVDIEEKGVKLKLTIVDTPGFGDAVNNNECWRPITDYIEQQFEQYFRDESGLNRKNIQDNRVHCCLYFIPPFGHGLRPVDVEFMKALHEKVNVVPLIAKSDCLTPNEIKKLKDRVREEIDRFGIKVYQFPECDSDEDEEFKQLDKELKECCPFAVIGSNTVVEARGQRVRGRLYPWGIVEVENQSHCDFVKLRNMLIRSHMHDLKDVTCDVHYENYRAQCIQEMTSKLTQDNRMESPIPILPLATPDVETDRLIKMKDEELARMQEMLNKMQQQIHDGKEQ, from the exons ATGGTCCGATATGGGTTG gaGAAGCAGTATGTGGGGTTTGCCACCCTCCCTAACCAGGTGCACAGGAAGTCAGTGAAGAAGGGATTTGACTTCACCCTCATGGTGGCTG GAGAATCGGGTCTGGGTAAATCTACTCTGGTCAACAGTCTGTTCCTGACAGACTTGTACAAGGACAGGAAATTACTGAACGCTGAGG AGCGAATCAACCAGACAGTGGAGATCATTAAGCACACAGTGGACATTGAAGAGAAAGGAGTTAAGCTCAAACTGACCATTGTAGACACACCAGGCTTTGGAGATGCTGTCAATAACAACGAATG cTGGAGGCCAATCACAGACTACATTGAGCAGCAGTTTGAGCAGTACTTCAGAGATGAGAGTGGGCTGAACAGGAAGAACATCCAGGACAACAGAGTCCACTGCTGCCTGTACTTCATACCACCGTTTGGACACGG ATTGCGCCCAGTAGATGTTGAGTTCATGAAGGCTCTCCATGAGAAGGTGAATGTGGTTCCTCTCATCGCCAAGTCTGACTGTCTCACTCCCAACGAGATCAAGAAACTCAAAGACAGA gtccgggaggagattgATAGGTTTGGCATTAAGGTCTACCAGTTCCCAGAGTGTGACTCGGATGAGGACGAAGAGTTCAAACAGCTGGACAAGGAGCTGAAG gagtgcTGTCCATTTGCAGTGATCGGCAGTAACACAGTCGTTGAGGCCAGGGgtcagagggtgagagggaggcTGTACCCCTGGGGGATCGTGGAAG tggaGAACCAGTCTCACTGTGACTTTGTGAAGCTGAGGAACATGTTGATTCGCTCTCACATGCACGACCTGAAAGACGTGACCTGTGACGTGCACTATGAGAACTACAGAGCCCAGTGTATACAGGAGATGACCAG CAAACTGACGCAGGACAACCGCATGGAGAGTCCAATCCCCATCCTGCCTCTGGCCACCCCCGATGTGGAAACAGACCGTCTCATTAAGATGAAAGATGAAGAG TTGGCGAGGATGCAGGAGATGTTGAATAAAATGCAGCAGCAGATACATGATGGGAAGGAGCAGTGA
- the sept5a gene encoding septin 5a isoform X1, giving the protein MDAIMLQEKLVERLLCPRVRTARQKEKQYVGFATLPNQVHRKSVKKGFDFTLMVAGESGLGKSTLVNSLFLTDLYKDRKLLNAEERINQTVEIIKHTVDIEEKGVKLKLTIVDTPGFGDAVNNNECWRPITDYIEQQFEQYFRDESGLNRKNIQDNRVHCCLYFIPPFGHGLRPVDVEFMKALHEKVNVVPLIAKSDCLTPNEIKKLKDRVREEIDRFGIKVYQFPECDSDEDEEFKQLDKELKECCPFAVIGSNTVVEARGQRVRGRLYPWGIVEVENQSHCDFVKLRNMLIRSHMHDLKDVTCDVHYENYRAQCIQEMTSKLTQDNRMESPIPILPLATPDVETDRLIKMKDEELARMQEMLNKMQQQIHDGKEQ; this is encoded by the exons ATGGATGCTATCATGCTGCAGGAGAAACTAGTGGAACGCTTGCTGTGCCCTCGAGTCAGAACTGCCAGGCAGAAG gaGAAGCAGTATGTGGGGTTTGCCACCCTCCCTAACCAGGTGCACAGGAAGTCAGTGAAGAAGGGATTTGACTTCACCCTCATGGTGGCTG GAGAATCGGGTCTGGGTAAATCTACTCTGGTCAACAGTCTGTTCCTGACAGACTTGTACAAGGACAGGAAATTACTGAACGCTGAGG AGCGAATCAACCAGACAGTGGAGATCATTAAGCACACAGTGGACATTGAAGAGAAAGGAGTTAAGCTCAAACTGACCATTGTAGACACACCAGGCTTTGGAGATGCTGTCAATAACAACGAATG cTGGAGGCCAATCACAGACTACATTGAGCAGCAGTTTGAGCAGTACTTCAGAGATGAGAGTGGGCTGAACAGGAAGAACATCCAGGACAACAGAGTCCACTGCTGCCTGTACTTCATACCACCGTTTGGACACGG ATTGCGCCCAGTAGATGTTGAGTTCATGAAGGCTCTCCATGAGAAGGTGAATGTGGTTCCTCTCATCGCCAAGTCTGACTGTCTCACTCCCAACGAGATCAAGAAACTCAAAGACAGA gtccgggaggagattgATAGGTTTGGCATTAAGGTCTACCAGTTCCCAGAGTGTGACTCGGATGAGGACGAAGAGTTCAAACAGCTGGACAAGGAGCTGAAG gagtgcTGTCCATTTGCAGTGATCGGCAGTAACACAGTCGTTGAGGCCAGGGgtcagagggtgagagggaggcTGTACCCCTGGGGGATCGTGGAAG tggaGAACCAGTCTCACTGTGACTTTGTGAAGCTGAGGAACATGTTGATTCGCTCTCACATGCACGACCTGAAAGACGTGACCTGTGACGTGCACTATGAGAACTACAGAGCCCAGTGTATACAGGAGATGACCAG CAAACTGACGCAGGACAACCGCATGGAGAGTCCAATCCCCATCCTGCCTCTGGCCACCCCCGATGTGGAAACAGACCGTCTCATTAAGATGAAAGATGAAGAG TTGGCGAGGATGCAGGAGATGTTGAATAAAATGCAGCAGCAGATACATGATGGGAAGGAGCAGTGA
- the sept5a gene encoding septin 5a isoform X2 has translation MTTSIRYKSRIPVKTDETTEEKQYVGFATLPNQVHRKSVKKGFDFTLMVAGESGLGKSTLVNSLFLTDLYKDRKLLNAEERINQTVEIIKHTVDIEEKGVKLKLTIVDTPGFGDAVNNNECWRPITDYIEQQFEQYFRDESGLNRKNIQDNRVHCCLYFIPPFGHGLRPVDVEFMKALHEKVNVVPLIAKSDCLTPNEIKKLKDRVREEIDRFGIKVYQFPECDSDEDEEFKQLDKELKECCPFAVIGSNTVVEARGQRVRGRLYPWGIVEVENQSHCDFVKLRNMLIRSHMHDLKDVTCDVHYENYRAQCIQEMTSKLTQDNRMESPIPILPLATPDVETDRLIKMKDEELARMQEMLNKMQQQIHDGKEQ, from the exons gaGAAGCAGTATGTGGGGTTTGCCACCCTCCCTAACCAGGTGCACAGGAAGTCAGTGAAGAAGGGATTTGACTTCACCCTCATGGTGGCTG GAGAATCGGGTCTGGGTAAATCTACTCTGGTCAACAGTCTGTTCCTGACAGACTTGTACAAGGACAGGAAATTACTGAACGCTGAGG AGCGAATCAACCAGACAGTGGAGATCATTAAGCACACAGTGGACATTGAAGAGAAAGGAGTTAAGCTCAAACTGACCATTGTAGACACACCAGGCTTTGGAGATGCTGTCAATAACAACGAATG cTGGAGGCCAATCACAGACTACATTGAGCAGCAGTTTGAGCAGTACTTCAGAGATGAGAGTGGGCTGAACAGGAAGAACATCCAGGACAACAGAGTCCACTGCTGCCTGTACTTCATACCACCGTTTGGACACGG ATTGCGCCCAGTAGATGTTGAGTTCATGAAGGCTCTCCATGAGAAGGTGAATGTGGTTCCTCTCATCGCCAAGTCTGACTGTCTCACTCCCAACGAGATCAAGAAACTCAAAGACAGA gtccgggaggagattgATAGGTTTGGCATTAAGGTCTACCAGTTCCCAGAGTGTGACTCGGATGAGGACGAAGAGTTCAAACAGCTGGACAAGGAGCTGAAG gagtgcTGTCCATTTGCAGTGATCGGCAGTAACACAGTCGTTGAGGCCAGGGgtcagagggtgagagggaggcTGTACCCCTGGGGGATCGTGGAAG tggaGAACCAGTCTCACTGTGACTTTGTGAAGCTGAGGAACATGTTGATTCGCTCTCACATGCACGACCTGAAAGACGTGACCTGTGACGTGCACTATGAGAACTACAGAGCCCAGTGTATACAGGAGATGACCAG CAAACTGACGCAGGACAACCGCATGGAGAGTCCAATCCCCATCCTGCCTCTGGCCACCCCCGATGTGGAAACAGACCGTCTCATTAAGATGAAAGATGAAGAG TTGGCGAGGATGCAGGAGATGTTGAATAAAATGCAGCAGCAGATACATGATGGGAAGGAGCAGTGA
- the sept5a gene encoding septin 5a isoform X4: MVAGESGLGKSTLVNSLFLTDLYKDRKLLNAEERINQTVEIIKHTVDIEEKGVKLKLTIVDTPGFGDAVNNNECWRPITDYIEQQFEQYFRDESGLNRKNIQDNRVHCCLYFIPPFGHGLRPVDVEFMKALHEKVNVVPLIAKSDCLTPNEIKKLKDRVREEIDRFGIKVYQFPECDSDEDEEFKQLDKELKECCPFAVIGSNTVVEARGQRVRGRLYPWGIVEVENQSHCDFVKLRNMLIRSHMHDLKDVTCDVHYENYRAQCIQEMTSKLTQDNRMESPIPILPLATPDVETDRLIKMKDEELARMQEMLNKMQQQIHDGKEQ, translated from the exons ATGGTGGCTG GAGAATCGGGTCTGGGTAAATCTACTCTGGTCAACAGTCTGTTCCTGACAGACTTGTACAAGGACAGGAAATTACTGAACGCTGAGG AGCGAATCAACCAGACAGTGGAGATCATTAAGCACACAGTGGACATTGAAGAGAAAGGAGTTAAGCTCAAACTGACCATTGTAGACACACCAGGCTTTGGAGATGCTGTCAATAACAACGAATG cTGGAGGCCAATCACAGACTACATTGAGCAGCAGTTTGAGCAGTACTTCAGAGATGAGAGTGGGCTGAACAGGAAGAACATCCAGGACAACAGAGTCCACTGCTGCCTGTACTTCATACCACCGTTTGGACACGG ATTGCGCCCAGTAGATGTTGAGTTCATGAAGGCTCTCCATGAGAAGGTGAATGTGGTTCCTCTCATCGCCAAGTCTGACTGTCTCACTCCCAACGAGATCAAGAAACTCAAAGACAGA gtccgggaggagattgATAGGTTTGGCATTAAGGTCTACCAGTTCCCAGAGTGTGACTCGGATGAGGACGAAGAGTTCAAACAGCTGGACAAGGAGCTGAAG gagtgcTGTCCATTTGCAGTGATCGGCAGTAACACAGTCGTTGAGGCCAGGGgtcagagggtgagagggaggcTGTACCCCTGGGGGATCGTGGAAG tggaGAACCAGTCTCACTGTGACTTTGTGAAGCTGAGGAACATGTTGATTCGCTCTCACATGCACGACCTGAAAGACGTGACCTGTGACGTGCACTATGAGAACTACAGAGCCCAGTGTATACAGGAGATGACCAG CAAACTGACGCAGGACAACCGCATGGAGAGTCCAATCCCCATCCTGCCTCTGGCCACCCCCGATGTGGAAACAGACCGTCTCATTAAGATGAAAGATGAAGAG TTGGCGAGGATGCAGGAGATGTTGAATAAAATGCAGCAGCAGATACATGATGGGAAGGAGCAGTGA
- the gp1bb gene encoding platelet glycoprotein Ib beta chain, whose amino-acid sequence MTKLNGEVMLRGIQSSLTRLLGLLFLLVIVERVTGSPGCPASCSCHGDQVDCSGRLLTTSSLPSIFPSTTTTLLLHDNQLTMLPNGLLDSLSSLRSVSLHGNSWTCDCGVLYLRAWLLKQPDDFTGHRNVTCSFPPGLRGRLVVYLAEEEVLQSCHYWYCDLALASQVCLFVFVTVQAGLLAAVVVFLRRFETLSREARRTTEESFAGGDGLEYSEYETLKDSSI is encoded by the exons ATGACCAAACTCAACGGGGAAG TGATGTTGAGGGGGATCCAGTCATCTCTGACCCGACTCCTAGGGCTGCTCTTCCTCTTGGTGATAGTGGAGAGGGTTACAGGGTCACCAGGCTGTCCAGCGTCCTGCTCCTGTCACGGTGATCAAGTGGACTGCAGTGGTCGCCTACTCACCACCTCCTCCTTGCCCTCCATATTCCCATCTACCACCACCACGCTCCTTCTCCACGACAACCAGCTGACCATGTTACCCAATGGGCTGTTGGACTCCCTTTCCTCCCTGCGCTCCGTCTCTCTTCATGGGAACTCCTGGACGTGTGACTGCGGCGTGCTCTATCTGCGTGCCTGGCTGCTCAAACAACCAGACGACTTCACCGGCCACCGAAACGTCACGTGCAGTTTCCCTCCCGGCCTGCGGGGGAGGCTGGTGGTGTACCTGGCTGAGGAGGAGGTGCTGCAGTCCTGTCACTACTGGTACTGTGACCTAGCTCTGGCCTCCcaggtctgtctgtttgtgtttgtgacgGTGCAGGCGGGGCTGTTGGCTGCTGTGGTCGTGTTCCTGAGGAGGTTTGAGACACTGTCCCGCGAGGCCCGAAGGACCACAGAGGAGAGTTTCGCTGGGGGGGATGGACTTGAGTATTCAGAATATGAGACCCTGAAGGACAGCAGCATCTGA
- the dhx37 gene encoding probable ATP-dependent RNA helicase DHX37 gives MGRLRKRHNWKGRQQDKTQPPPQVKEEGKTVVVELKDGANLKGLDESNALVLPATKTKKKKSIEKAVPNKRPLTKKQRKNLLKVLEVKEKKAKRVDILSKLAEVQLPDSELKLLYTTSKLGTGDKQYQNKQTPDEVDDEASGPRISSLSGANRKRKRRKHQEEEEAAAEEEEESSGLDSSSDEELDDGGVEATDVFESKEPASSCQVVEVKEVKKEEKKEARKESGPAPSKQPSQPAVFIHVDRLPEMQEARLRLPVLAEEQVIMEAVKENSFVVLCGETGSGKTTQVPQFLYEAGYASGSGIIGVTEPRRVAAVSMSHRVAKEMNLSTSLVSYQIRYEGNVTADTKIKFMTDGVLLKEIQKDFLLQRYSVIIIDEAHERSVYTDILIGLLSRIVPLRNKKGLPMKLIVMSATLRVEDFTENRKLFPVPPPVIKVEARQFPVSVHFNKRTPLEDYSGEVFHKTCKIHRMLPPGGILVFLTGQAEVHSVCRRLRRAFPFRRGRTATGEVAEAPTDTAEEMRRFKKVKLKKTVSLPRIDLDNYSALPVDEGDEDRQAGIDEEEGSDLELGDPPADDEEKADPSLPLYVLPLYSLLSPEQQAKVFRPPPPGTRLCVVATNVAETSLTIPGIKYVVDCGRVKKRFYDRVTGVSSFKVTWTSQASANQRAGRAGRTEPGHCYRLYSSAVFGDFSLFSEAEITRRPVEDLVLQMKDLNIDKVVNFPFPTPPSTEALVAAEQLLVSLGALEEPPRSGQVKEMERARLSCPISPLGRAMASFPVAPRYAKMLALGKQQDCLPYVIAVVAAMTVREIFEDLDRPAATEDESSTLAQRRARLTQMRRLWAGQGASLLLGDLMVLLGAVGACEFAGCTPKFCEENGLRYKAMLEIRRLRGQLTNAVNSVCPEVGVFVDSKMAPPTESQVVCLRQIVLAGLGDHLARRVQQEELLDPKWRNGYKTPLLDEPVYIHPSSALFKTLPPFVVYQEVLETTKMYMKGVSAVEPEWVPQILTRYCHFGSPLEVPSPWFCPSTGRIKCHCTSTFFRCGWQLPAVEMDYPEGLECYKQFARFLLEGQVCPKLKQHSGYLLSNPTIMTKTWAKLQPRTEALLGTLVSERVDCRDLLLSAWKKNNKFLLSAYCQWIPEAKHQDVAKSWPPI, from the exons ATGGGGCGACTGAGAAAGAGGCACAACTGGAAGGGACGACAGCAGGACAAGACACAGCCACCCCCGCAGGTCAAGGAGGAGGGGAAGACCGTTGTAGTGGAACTCAAAG ATGGTGCCAACCTAAAGGGGTTGGATGAGAGCAACGCCCTGGTCCTACCAGCCACCAAAACCAAGAAGAAGAAAAGCATTGAGAAGGCCGTTCCTAATAAACGTCCCTTGACTAAGAAACAGAGGAAAAATCTGCTGAAAGTCCTGGAGGTCAAAGAGAAGAAAGCCAAG AGAGTAGACATCCTGTCCAAACTGGCTGAAGTGCAGCTTCCTGACTCTGAACTGAAGCTGCTTTACACCACCTCCAAACTGGGCACAGGAGACAAGCAGTACCAGAACAAACA GACTCCTGATGAGGTTGATGATGAAGCCTCAGGACCCAGGATCAGCAGCCTGAGTGGAGCCAACAGGAAGAGGAAACGAAGAAAACatcaggaggaggaggaggcggcggcggaggaggaggaggagagtagTGGATTAGACTCATCGTCTGATGAAGAGTTGGATGATGGAGGGGTTGAGGCCACTGATGTCTTCGAATCCAAAGAGCCGGCCTCCTCCTGTCAGGTGGTAGAAGTGAAGGaagtaaaaaaggaagagaaaaaggagGCGAGGAAGGAGTCAGGTCCGGCCCCCAGTAAACAGCCATCTCAGCCAGCAGTCTTCATCCATGTGGACCGACTGCCAGAGATGCAG GAGGCCCGTTTGAGACTGCCAGTGTTGGCTGAGGAGCAGGTGATCATGGAAGCGGTGAAAGAGAACAGCTTTGTGGTTCTGTGTGGGGAGACTGGAAGCGGTAAAACCACCCAGGTACCACAGTTCCTGTATGAGGCTGGATAtgccag tGGTAGTGGCATCATTGGTGTGACAGAGCCTAGGAGAGTGGCAGCTGTTAGTATGTCCCACAGAGTGGCCAAAGAGATGAACTTGTccaccag TCTAGTGTCATACCAGATTCGCTATGAGGGGAACGTGACCGCTGACACCAAGATTAAGTTCATGACGGATGGAGTCCTACTGAAGGAGATTCAGAAG GACTTCCTGCTCCAGAGGTACAGTGTGATCATCATAGACGAGGCCCATGAGAGGAGTGTGTACACAGACATCCTCATAGGCCTGCTGTCACGCATCGTACCGCTCCGAAACAAA AAAGGCCTCCCCATGAAGCTGATAGTGATGTCAGCCACTCTGCGGGTGGAGGACTTCACAGAAAACCGGAAGCTGTTTCCCGTTCCTCCGCCTGTCATCAAGGTGGAGGCCCGTCAGTTCCCTGTCAGTGTCCACTTCAACAAGCGCACTCCTCTAGAAGACTACAGCGGGGAGGTGTTCCACAAGACCTGTAAGATCCACCGCATGTTGCCCCCGGGGGGGATACTGGTGTTCCTGACGGGCCAGGCCGAGGTCCACTCCGTCTGTAGGAGGCTGAGGAGGGCCTTCCCTTTCAGGAGGGGCCGCACGGCTACTG GTGAGGTAGCGGAGGCGCCAACAGACACTGCCGAAGAGATGAGGAGGTTTAAGAAAGTCAAACTGAAGAAGACCGTG tCTCTGCCCCGGATTGACCTGGATAACTACTCAGCTTTGCCTGTGGATGAGGGGGATGAGGACCGTCAGGCTGGGATCGACGAGGAGGAGGGGTCTGACTTGGAACTAGGAGACCCCCCTGCAGACGACG aggagaAGGCagacccatccctccctctctatgtcctccccctctactctctcctgtctccagaGCAACAGGCCAAG GTGTTCCGGCCCCCTCCCCCTGGTACCCGCCTGTGTGTTGTAGCCACCAATGTAGCAGAAACCTCGCTCACCATCCCAGGGATAAAGTATGTGGTCGACTGTGGGCGGGTCAAAAAGCGCTTCTATGACCGCGTTACAGGAGTTTCCTCTTTCAAGGTCACCTGGACCTCACAGgcttcagccaatcagagggctGGGAGGGCGGGCCGTACCGAACCCGGACATTGCTATAG gttGTACTCGTCAGCTGTGTTTGGAGATTTCAGTCTGTTCTCGGAAGCAGAGATCACCCGCAGGCCAGTTGAGGACTTGGTACTGCAGATGAAGGACCTCAATATAGATAAG gtggTGAACTTCCCGttccccacccctccctctacTGAGGCGCTGGTGGCAGCAGAACAGTTACTAGTTTCCCTGGGAGCACTGGAGGAGCCACCACGCAGTGGACA GGTAAAGGAGATGGAACGAGCACGCCTGAGTTGTCCCATCAGCCCTCTGGGTAGGGCGATGGCGTCGTTTCCTGTGGCGCCCCGCTACGCTAAGATGCTAGCGCTAGGGAAGCAGCAGGACTGTCTGCCCTACGTAATCGCTGTAGTGGCAGCCATGACGGTCCGGGAGATTTTTGAAGATCTGGACAG ACCTGCTGCTACTGAGGATGAAAGCTCCACGCTGGCCCAGCGTCGAGCTCGGCTAACACAGATGAGGAGGCTGTGGGCTGGGCAGGGCGCTTCTCTACTGCTGGGCGACCTCATGGTGCTGCTGG GGGCTGTGGGTGCCTGTGAGTTTGCTGGCTGCACTCCGAagttctgtgaagagaatggacTGAGGTACAAAGCCATGCTGGAGATCAGGCGACTCAGAGGACAGCTTACCAATGCAG TGAACTCAGTGTGTCCAgaggtgggtgtgtttgtggatagCAAGATGGCTCCGCCCACTGAGAGCCAGGTGGTGTGTTTGCGTCAGATAGTGCTGGCGGGACTAGGAGACCACCTGGCCAGACGGGTACAGCAAGAGGAACTCCTAGATCCAAAATGGAGGAACGGATACAAG ACCCCACTCCTGGATGAGCCTGTCTACATCCACCCCTCGTCAGCCCTGTTTAAAACCCTGCCTCCATTTGTGGTTTATCAAGAGGTCTTGGAGACCACCAAGATGTACATGAAAG GCGTGTCAGCGGTAGAACCAGAGTGGGTTCCCCAAATTCTCACCCGGTACTGTCATTTTGGATCCCCGTTGGAGGTTCCGTCACCTTGGTTCTGTCCCTCGACGGGCAGGATCAAATGTCACTGCACCAGCACCTTCT TCCGATGTGGATGGCAGCTTCCTGCTGTTGAGATGGATTACCCAGAGGGCCTGGAGTGCTACAAACAGTTTGCCAGGTTTCTGCTGGAAGGACAG GTGTGTCCTAAACTGAAGCAGCACAGTGGTTATCTTCTCTCCAACCCTACGATCATGACGAAGACCTGGGCAAA GCTCCAGCCCAGGACAGAAGCTCTGCTGGGGACCCTGGTATCAGAGAGGGTGGACTGCCGAGACTTGCTGCTGTCAGCctggaagaaaaacaacaaat TCCTCTTATCTGCATACTGCCAATGGATCCCTGAAGCCAAACACCAGGATGTGGCCAAGAGCTGGCCTCCCATCTGA